In one Alnus glutinosa chromosome 12, dhAlnGlut1.1, whole genome shotgun sequence genomic region, the following are encoded:
- the LOC133883063 gene encoding RNA pseudouridine synthase 1, producing MALPFHLQPTTLFLTKFPKPLSPLCYFTATMSNEADPTKPTSQNTLQTPQNYPVPLSPPLPPISKNIELTRATSASSNSGLFTLSPTHVLYHDEWLIAVNKPQGVYCETVLASVPQLLCDSADSEGTKVNFPELHLANRLDRDTSGVMMITKSHKVASKLVKAFTDHKVTKTYIALCVGPAPRWEKITIKSGHGRSKFGVWRVYAASDVGRTLPGGSLVKDMETSFEVLSINGQGSFKELSEFRKDEENTIVVEEKAVPESDVNKDEILIRAYPRSGRTHQIRLHCQYLGISIRGDVKYEGIYEWKGRIYDGHELHAESLSFEHPVTGLPIMFQAPVPSWARQAVQH from the exons ATGGCACTCCCTTTCCATCTCCAACCTACGACCCTCTTCCTCACCAAATTCCCCAAACCCCTCTCCCCACTCTGCTACTTCACCGCCACCATGTCAAACGAGGCTGACCCAACAAAACCAACTTCCCAAAACACCCTCCAAACCCCACAAAACTACCCTGTGCCACTCTCCCCCCCACTCCCTCCCATCTCCAAGAACATAGAGCTCACCAGAGCCACGTCGGCCTCTTCTAATTCCGGCCTCTTCACTCTGTCACCAACCCATGTGCTGTACCACGATGAGTGGCTCATTGCTGTGAACAAGCCTCAGGGGGTCTACTGTGAGACCGTACTCGCCTCGGTACCTCAGCTTCTCTGTGACTCGGCCGACTCGGAAG GGACCAAGGTCAACTTTCCAGAGCTTCATCTTGCTAATCGACTTGATCGTGACACCAGTGGTGTTATGATGATAACAAAGTCCCACAAAGTAGCTTCTAAGCTTGTCAAGGCATTCACTGATCACAAGGTTACCAAAACATACATTGCACTCTGTGTTGGTCCAGCTCCAAGATGGGAAAAAATAACCATCAAATCAGGTCATGGCCGGTCGAAGTTTGGGGTCTGGCGTGTGTATGCTGCGTCAGATGTGGGTCGGACGCTACCTGGTGGGTCACTAGTCAAGGACATGGAAACATCATTTGAAGTATTATCAATAAATGGACAAGGGAGCTTCAAAGAGCTATCTGAATTTAggaaagatgaagaaaatacTATAGTAGTTGAAGAGAAAGCGGTACCAGAGAGTGATGTGAACAAGGATGAGATATTGATAAGAGCTTATCCTCGGAGTGGAAGAACACATCAAATTCGCTTGCATTGTCAGTATCTTGGAATTTCTATTAGAGGAGATGTGAAATATGAGGGCATCTATGAGTGGAAAGGGAGAATTTATGATGGCCACGAACTTCATGCAGAGAGCTTGTCGTTTGAGCACCCTGTTACTGGTCTTCCAATCATGTTTCAAGCACCTGTGCCTTCATGGGCCAGGCAGGCAGTGCAGCACTAA
- the LOC133851781 gene encoding peptide chain release factor PrfB2, chloroplastic, whose amino-acid sequence MSFLILRKSFRSSKISTQTPRISFLFSYASHKTTETPSGSRRFSHSIAENPSSTPGYPIYRHSFSGIYSNSLPSIKNSNGFHQTPFLSTPAESEKLISGSGSPIFRRNFSVFCPNSLPSIKNLCQFRQSLVILTPFRYFGTEAAVQPSTADGLTVEGIIASNWTILDESESDWKSHAAAIAQSIHLIKKRLRWNKLVVRLDLLSMELNKPDLWDDPVHAGKISREHGSLMGKMKQVRAFERELLEHIDMIKLAREENDADMESESMKALLRMRRNSKEKELQAMLAGEQDSCSCYIEVQAGAGGTESMDWAAMVMQMYKMWAQRRGYKVAVVDEMPGEIAGIKRATIKVDGEYAFGYAKAEVGVHRLVRISPFDSNKRRHTSFAAVAVIPITGDGSTRVQINESDLRIERFRAGGPGGQHANTTDSAVRIVHIPTGITATCQNERSQHQNKASAMAVLQCRVDQLEMARQAQMNAQHTQSLTDITWGSQIRSYVLHPYRMVKDLRTSYEVSDPDSVLEGDLDGFILSYLSASIDKDEGHQ is encoded by the exons atgtcatttctCATACTCAGAAAATCATTTAGAAGCTCCAAAATTTCTACGCAAACCCCTAGAATTTCCTTCCTATTCTCTTATGCGTCTCACAAAACCACAGAAACCCCATCTGGGTCTCGTCGATTCTCGCATTCGATAGCAGAAAACCCTAGTTCTACACCTGGATATCCCATTTACAGGCATAGCTTTTCTGGGATTTACTCCAATTCACTTCCAAGCATAAAAAACTCTAATGGGTTTCACCAAACTCCTTTCCTTTCAACACCTGCGGAATCCGAGAAGCTTATTTCAGGTTCTGGGTCTCCCATTTTTAGGCGTAACTTTTCTGTGTTTTGCCCCAATTCACTTCCAAGCATAAAAAACCTTTGCCAATTTCGCCAAAGTCTAGTAATTTTGACGCCGTTTCGATATTTTGGCACCGAAGCTGCTGTACAGCCCTCAACTGCGGACGGACTCACGGTCGAGGGGATCATAGCTAGTAATTGGACAATTCTTGATGAGAGTGAGAGTGATTGGAAGAGTCATGCTGCTGCAATTGCTCAATCCATTCATCTTATCAAGAAGCGTTTGAGG TGGAATAAATTGGTGGTTAGGTTGGATTTGTTATCAATGGAGCTGAATAAGCCAGATCTTTGGGATGATCCTGTGCATGCGGGGAAGATTAGCCGTGAACATGGTTCTCTCATGGGTAAAATGAAACAGGTGAGGGCATTTGAGCGAGAATTGCTAGAGCATATTGACATGATAAAGCTTGCTCGTGAGGAGAACGATGCGGACATGGAATCG GAATCAATGAAAGCTTTGCTTAGGATGAGAAGAaactcaaaagagaaagagctTCAAGCTATGTTAGCTGGGGAGCAGGATTCTTGCTCTTGTTACATAgag GTTCAAGCTGGAGCTGGGGGTACTGAGAGCATGGATTGGGCAGCAATGGTCATGCAGATGTATAAAATGTGGGCTCAGCGACGTGGATATAAAGTAGCCGTTGTGGATGAAATGCCTGGTGAGATTGCCGGAATCAAG CGGGCAACAATCAAAGTGGATGGTGAATACGCTTTTGGATACGCTAAAGCAGAAGTAGGAGTCCACAGGTTGGTACGTATCTCACCTTTTGACAGTAATAAGCGCCGGCATACATCATTTGCTGCTGTTGCTGTAATTCCAATCACGGGTGATGGATCTACCCGTGTACAAATCAATGAATCTGATCTCCGTATTGAGCGGTTTCGTGCTGGGGGTCCTGGCGGCCAGCATGCTAATACAACTGACAGTGCTGTGAGGATAGTTCACATTCCCACAGGAATTACTGCCACTTGTCAAAATGAAAG ATCACAACATCAAAACAAGGCTTCAGCGATGGCTGTGCTTCAGTGTCGAGTGGACCAGCTTGAGATGGCTCGCCAGGCTCAGATGAATGCACAACATACTCAATCTCTCACTGACATAACTTGGGGCAGCCAGATTCGTAGTTATGTGCTTCAT CCTTACCGCATGGTGAAAGATCTGCGAACTAGCTATGAAGTTTCGGATCCTGATTCTGTTCTTGAAGGAGATCTGGATGGCTTCATATTGAGCTATTTATCAGCTTCCATTGATAAAGATGAAGGTCACCAATGA
- the LOC133852393 gene encoding uncharacterized protein LOC133852393, whose product MDSSSSMITPEDVLESLMNDGTIDTLRLKIINQLKANEELKNTTIKMAEQSKVLNTPGAEKQTKRELFDALRQELEAPVLEKASKSVWDLILDNNGLGKEINEMVEKVFCRLSGREPPLFPLPDGETRPNKETQNEKGKGKEFANEDNPEKENSPSLSKKRSFSEMNAEGGEYESASRSGDPPAMLEESSKSPQASLKT is encoded by the exons ATGGATTCATCTTCATCAATGATAACTCCAGAGGATGTGTTGGAATCGCTGATGAATGACGGTACAATCGACACGCTCAGATTGAAGATCATTAACCAGCTCAAAGCCAAT GAGGAGCTTAAGAATACCACTATCAAAATGGCAGAACAGAGCAAAGTTCTTAACACTCCTGGAGCAGAGAAACAGACGAAAAGAGAGCTGTTTGATGCACTAAGGCAGGAACTTGA AGCTCCAGTGCTTGAGAAGGCTTCTAAATCAGTTTGGGACCTTATTTTAGACAATAATGGGCTGGGGAAGGAAATTAATGAGATGgttgaaaaagtattttgtcGACTGAGCGGCCGGGAACCTCCTTTGTTTCCTTTGCCAGATGGTGAGACTCGGCCTAATAAAGAAACTCAGAatgagaaaggaaaaggaaaagaatttgCAAATGAAGACAACCCGGAGAAGGAGAATTCTCCCTCTTTATCAAAGAAAAGGAGTTTTAGTGAAATGAATGCAGAAGGAGGTGAATATGAATCTGCAAGCAGATCCGGTGATCCTCCTGCCATGCTGGAAGAGTCTAGTAAATCACCTCAAGCAAGTTTGAAGACATGA
- the LOC133852449 gene encoding uncharacterized protein LOC133852449, translating into MGFCENSTSEQFQNSRFEPVDMNRSPACDFRISEAVNKRLKQTSAESGEKGNYLSEILLNLGPIGLTFSNTDSFVDSVEKKSIFHAKNSTKSTVSGTNRKPVPGAVQAKLIYDAEKCKASNFGASLIRIGSWKEVSKREGALVAKCYYAKKKLVWEIMKESLKSKIEIQWSDILSIRASTVANEPGILEIELDTPPAFYQETDPMPRKHTLWKVSGDFTNGQALINRRHYLEFPPGALDKHYEKLLQCDSRLFMLSQKTPFPTLPCSPYFPSVYYNNGITETSLDLSTGGQYGSNISGSGLQLPFSSFPGPMQHVQAHDQINQPYLSIEDSTAMGFSSPLHDVVSNRLGDNNPRMANMWSTTQGMIDYAEVLGTDDQIQQPFSSGVETHVGEQIQEPFYFALASSSQVNPATSFQNYDIVSSAAPCGDDDGAGTPILDPQVHNNTMNQWIMSDQGLPNIDQIMSLGDFTDSPNEENGKNDSVLGASSWWSG; encoded by the exons ATGGGGTTTTGCGAGAACTCTACTTCTGAGCAGTTTCAGAACTCTCGTTTTGAGCCTGTGGACATGAACAGAAGCCCTGCTTGTGATTTCCGCATCTCAGAAGCTGTAAACAAGAGGCTGAAACAAACATCAGCAGAAAGTGGGGAAAAG GGTAATTACTTGAGTGAAATTCTATTGAACTTAGGTCCTATCGGTTTAACATTTTCGAATACAGACTCTTTCGTGGACTCAGTGGAGAAGAAGAGCATTTTTCATGCAAAGAACAGCACAAAAAGTACTGTTTCTGGGACTAATCGAAAACCAGTTCCTGGTGCAGTCCAGGCAAAGCTTATTTATGATGCTGAGAAGTGCAAGGCTTCAAACTTCGGTGCATCGTTAATTAGAATAGGCTCATGGAAG GAAGTTTCTAAACGTGAAGGTGCCTTGGTGGCCAAGTGTTACTACGCAAAGAAAAAACTTGTGTGGGAGATCATGAAGGAGAGCTTGAAAAGCAAGATTGAAATACAGTGGTCTGATATTTTATCAATTAGAGCTTCAACGGTGGCAAATGAGCCTGGAATTCTTGAAATTGag CTTGACACTCCACCTGCGTTCTATCAAGAGACTGATCCAATGCCGCGAAAGCATACCCTATGGAAAGTCAGCGGAGACTTTACTAATGGGCAAGCTTTAATTAACag GAGGCACTATCTTGAATTTCCTCCAGGAGCCCTTGATAAACACTATGAGAAGCTCCTGCAATGCGATAGCAGGTTGTTTATGTTGAGCCAAAAAACACCATTCCCAACCTTGCCATGTTCTCCTTATTTCCCTTCTGTTTACTACAATAATGGGATTACAGAAACTTCTTTGGATTTGAGTACTGGTGGACAATATGGGTCAAACATCTCCGGATCCGGTTTGCAGCTGCCTTTCTCAAGCTTCCCTGGGCCTATGCAACATGTTCAGGCACACGACCAAATCAACCAACCATACCTTAGTATTGAGGATTCAACAG CTATGGGCTTCTCTTCGCCCCTGCATGATGTCGTTAGCAACCGATTAGGAGATAATAATCCACGGATGGCAAATATGTGGAGTACTACTCAAGGGATGATTGATTATGCAGAAGTTCTTGGGACAGATGATCAAATTCAACAGCCATTTTCTTCTGGTGTAGAAACCCACGTGGGAGAGCAGATTCAAGAGccattttattttgctttagCATCATCATCCCAAGTGAATCCAGCAACAAGTTTTCAAAACTACGATATTGTGTCATCAGCAGCTCCTTGTGGTGATGACGATGGAGCAGGAACGCCTATTTTAGACCCTCAAGTACATAATAACACTATGAACCAATGGATCATGAGCGACCAAGGACTTCCAAACATTGATCAGATTATGTCATTGGGTGACTTCACTGATTCACCAAACGAAGAGAATGGCAAGAACGACAGTGTTCTTGGAGCTTCATCCTGGTGGTCGGGGTAG